The window TGCTAGAAAACGTAGACAAGCCATTTGCAACCAACCGAATTAACAAGATTACTTTTTGACTAGTATCTTTTTCCAAATTGAATTTGTTCCAATCAAGTACACCAGAAACAATCCCCGCGCCCAGCCCAAACATCCCAGCCGCCAGCTTGAACCCACCGCGCACGATGTCAGCCCCTTTGTTGATGCCGTTGATCACATTATATTGTGGCAGCTCCCGCACCGATTTGACGCAGGCATAGGTCATGTCCATCAGCGCGCTGCCCAGCGCCAGCACCCCGCCCAGCACTTCGTAGGCCACCAGATCAAACTCGGCCTTGAGCTTGCCGAGTTTACCTGCCAGCGCGATGCTCTCGATGCCAATCAGCACCATGCCGATGCGGGCCTGGTGGTAGTTGTTGGTGGGGCTGGGGGTGGTGGGTACCCGCTCTGCCGGGGTGGCCTTGCCCTTGAGCGCCTTCAAGGCGTCATCGTATTGGGTATGTTGTTTGGCGCTGGCCTCCAGCTGCTGTTGCAGGGCCGTCCAGCCCAGCCGCCCTGCACCTTGGCTGATCTGGATCTTGGCTTTGAGTTGCGCATCGGTGATCAGGTCAACCATGCCATGCTGGATGGCCAGCTTGGCTTCGGTGGCCTGCCGATAGGCTTTGATTTCGGCGCCAGTTTTGCGCATGCGGGCAGCCTGGGCACGGGCAGCTTCGGTGTGGTAGGCCCGCTCTTTGTTGTCCCAATCGGTCTGGTTGATTTTGGCCATCAGGGTGCTGTGCTCCAGCTCGAAGGCCAGATCGCCCAGCTGGCTTTGCATCAGGCAGGCCATGCGGGTGGCGAAGGCCATTTCGGCTTTTGAGCCAATGGCCTTGCGGGTGACTGCCCGACACAGGGTGGAGATGAAATAGGAGAAGCGTGCCTCGTAGTTGGCCAGATGTCTGGGGTTCAGATAAGTAGCGCTCTGCTTTTGATTGCGCATCCATTCATCCAGGGCGGAATCCGTGCTTTTGAACATGCTCACCACGCCCTTGATGGCAGCCTTGAGGCTGGTGGTGGGCTCGGCAGACAGGTCGGTCTGGGTGGCGGCAAAGGCGGTGGCCTCGGCCAGCAGGGTGTTGACAGCCTGCTTGACTGCCTGCTGGTCACGGGTCAGCGCCCGCATCAGCAGGTTGTTGCGGTCGATGTGGGTGGCGGCAGCCCATTCATCCAGGATGGTGGCGGCCTCGGGCGAGCCTTCCATGCCAAACACGCAGCCCATGACGTTGGCACGCAATGCTTCGCCAGATAGATTGTCCTGGGGGTCAAAGCAGTCGAAGGCTTGTAATACCCGCTCGGTTTTGAGCCAGGCCAGGTGAGGTGGGGTACGCTCTTTGGCGCGGGTGGCCATGGTGGTGGAGAGGCTGGCCAGTTTTTTCTCGAAACGATCCAGCTTGCCGGTATCCAGCAAGGGGGCGTAGTGCTCATCCCACCTTCTCTTGCCAAGCTGGGCGGCCTGTTCGATCAACTGCTGCAGATCTTTTTCGCGCGCCCGTTCAAATTCGGTCACCTCGTTTGGGTGCGCTGCCTCCCATTGCTGGCGGGAGTGGTGGGTGTAGGCGCGGTTGGCCCACATTTTATGCTTTTTGCGCAAGCCCGAGTCGTCCGGGAAGATCGGCTCTATCTTGGCCCGCCGCTGCATGTCGCGCTGGATCACGCTATTTTGTGCATCCACGACGAAGCCTGTGTTGATGGCCTGTTTGAATTTGCCGATGACTTCCAACACCGGCAGCCGATCCCGGTTAGGTCTGCCACGCTCGGTCTGTTTCATGAAGTCATCAAAAAGCCGAAAGGCATCATTGCGGGCATCATTCAAAGTCTGGGTGATGCCAATCGGGTCGTGAATGACAAAGCCGGGGATCTGGTACAGCGCCAGGGCGCTGCTGATGCCACCCAGCTTGCCCGCGATGCTGTTGATCTCGGCACTGAAGTATTGGTTGTCCAGCAGCCGGTGGTATGCCTCGCCGGGTTGGTTTTTGCCAAAGCACAGGTATTCGGCCACGGTGCGCTCGATCTCGTGGCTGGGCAAGGTGTGGGGCTGCTGGGTCTGGCCGGCCAGCCAGGCGGCGGGTTGAAAGTGCTGCAGCTTGCCTTGTCCGGCATAGGTGGTGCAGTTTTTCTTATAGTCGGCCAGCTTGGCCACGGTGAGGGGTGCGGGGGTGAACAGCACCCAGATGTGCGGGACATCCTGGGCGTCGCTGATATTGATCATCGAGGCGGTGACGCCACACGCTACCGGGCTGCAACTGAAGCTGGGCTTGAGTTGCGGTGGGGTCTCGGGGGTGAATTCGTACAGATAGCCCCCGTCCACCACTTGATAGGCCGTCCAGTATTTGACGCCTTTGCGCTCGATCAGCACATAGAAATACCCCGCATGCGGCATGCGCACGGCGTAGCGGCAGTGATCATGCAGGGCCAGGTCGGTGACCTGCTTGCCCAATGTCGCCGGTAGCTTGGCCGGCAAGGGGGCCAGGGAGGCGGGGTCTTCTGCAGCCACCACGCCATAGAGGAGGGGCAGCCATTTAAAGCCTTTACGATCACAGAATCGGCAGTCTTTTTTGGTGGGCATGGTCAGGGTCAATCATCTGAATCGGTTGCGACGGGGATGGGGGCAAGTGTGATGCCCAAGCGGTCTTCCAGTGCGTCTTTGAGGGGAATGCCATCGGTGATGACCAGCTGCAAGGTCTCTCCCAATTGAGGGTGGGCTTGCCAGGTGTCGCCTTGTATCAAGCACAGCGCAGCCCAGTCTGCGATGTCATTCGCCTGTCGCAGGCCTCGCTGTCGGCCCTGCTGTAAGCATTCGAGCCATTGCGGCACTTGCTGATGGTCCGGTATCCGCCCACGTGACATGAGTTTGCCCAGTAGCAGATTGAAGGCTTCTATCTCACCCAGGGCTTGCCATTGGGCTTGGTTGATGATCAGACGGGCAGCTGGGTCGATGGGGAGGTTCGGCGGATGGAGGGGTTGATAGGCACCTTGCCAGTCCAGCCAGCCCCATTCGTCTATGCCATGCAGCAACAGGGCTTGTTGCGTGGGGGTGAGTATCCGGGGCAGGTGGCACAGGATGCGAGGGTCAAAATACCGGAAGTACGCACCACCCAGGCCTTCGATGTAGAGATCCAGCATGCGGGTCAGGTGCTGGGCGAGCTCTGCTTGTGGCAATGGGCTGAATATCAAGCCGGCCACGCTGCGCAGCTGATTGCCAAGGGTGGTCGCTTCCCAATGTGCCTGGGCGAGGTAGTCACGCAATAAGGGCGAGTAGGCGGAATCGAGCCGGATCAGGCGAGGTGCCGCAGCAGGTCGGGCTTGGAATTGACGGTCCAGCAATGGGGTCTGCATGGGTGATGGCGCTTCCAGCGATTCGTCAGCAGGTGGCGCACCCGCCGAGGGGTCGATCAAGACATCGCAATAGCCCAGATCCCGTACCCGGTTGAAGAGTATGTCGTCATTTGTCTGCATCATCGGTGCCCCTGTCAACGCAACACACCCGCCGAGCC is drawn from Chitinivorax tropicus and contains these coding sequences:
- a CDS encoding DUF4123 domain-containing protein; this translates as MMQTNDDILFNRVRDLGYCDVLIDPSAGAPPADESLEAPSPMQTPLLDRQFQARPAAAPRLIRLDSAYSPLLRDYLAQAHWEATTLGNQLRSVAGLIFSPLPQAELAQHLTRMLDLYIEGLGGAYFRYFDPRILCHLPRILTPTQQALLLHGIDEWGWLDWQGAYQPLHPPNLPIDPAARLIINQAQWQALGEIEAFNLLLGKLMSRGRIPDHQQVPQWLECLQQGRQRGLRQANDIADWAALCLIQGDTWQAHPQLGETLQLVITDGIPLKDALEDRLGITLAPIPVATDSDD
- a CDS encoding T6SS effector BTH_I2691 family protein; the protein is MPTKKDCRFCDRKGFKWLPLLYGVVAAEDPASLAPLPAKLPATLGKQVTDLALHDHCRYAVRMPHAGYFYVLIERKGVKYWTAYQVVDGGYLYEFTPETPPQLKPSFSCSPVACGVTASMINISDAQDVPHIWVLFTPAPLTVAKLADYKKNCTTYAGQGKLQHFQPAAWLAGQTQQPHTLPSHEIERTVAEYLCFGKNQPGEAYHRLLDNQYFSAEINSIAGKLGGISSALALYQIPGFVIHDPIGITQTLNDARNDAFRLFDDFMKQTERGRPNRDRLPVLEVIGKFKQAINTGFVVDAQNSVIQRDMQRRAKIEPIFPDDSGLRKKHKMWANRAYTHHSRQQWEAAHPNEVTEFERAREKDLQQLIEQAAQLGKRRWDEHYAPLLDTGKLDRFEKKLASLSTTMATRAKERTPPHLAWLKTERVLQAFDCFDPQDNLSGEALRANVMGCVFGMEGSPEAATILDEWAAATHIDRNNLLMRALTRDQQAVKQAVNTLLAEATAFAATQTDLSAEPTTSLKAAIKGVVSMFKSTDSALDEWMRNQKQSATYLNPRHLANYEARFSYFISTLCRAVTRKAIGSKAEMAFATRMACLMQSQLGDLAFELEHSTLMAKINQTDWDNKERAYHTEAARAQAARMRKTGAEIKAYRQATEAKLAIQHGMVDLITDAQLKAKIQISQGAGRLGWTALQQQLEASAKQHTQYDDALKALKGKATPAERVPTTPSPTNNYHQARIGMVLIGIESIALAGKLGKLKAEFDLVAYEVLGGVLALGSALMDMTYACVKSVRELPQYNVINGINKGADIVRGGFKLAAGMFGLGAGIVSGVLDWNKFNLEKDTSQKVILLIRLVANGLSTFSSTIAAYSYSAPYFEYQVARQGQRTATKRILSILAKGADALSKRVLLLRFVAWLGWVGVIITVADLSYSAYRWYIDSQSLEKWFGNCLFRKDQSIYGYASVEDELKEFEKASLVDEA